The proteins below are encoded in one region of Paenibacillus albus:
- the nrdR gene encoding transcriptional regulator NrdR yields MKCPYCDYAGTKVLDSRPANENKSIRRRRECEKCTRRFTTFEMVEETPLIVIKKDGSREEFSRDKILRGLIRACEKRPVSVDQLEIIVSEAEKELRTTALAEVESREIGELVMSQLYPVDEVAYVRFASVYRQFKDIDMFMKELSNLLSKNPLE; encoded by the coding sequence ATGAAATGCCCGTACTGTGACTATGCTGGGACAAAAGTGCTTGATTCAAGACCCGCTAATGAAAATAAATCGATACGCCGCCGCCGTGAGTGCGAGAAATGCACAAGACGATTCACGACGTTCGAGATGGTGGAAGAAACCCCGCTAATCGTCATCAAGAAAGACGGCAGCCGTGAAGAGTTCAGCCGCGATAAGATTCTGCGCGGACTTATTCGTGCCTGCGAGAAGCGTCCGGTCTCGGTCGATCAGCTTGAAATCATTGTGTCTGAAGCGGAGAAAGAATTGCGTACGACGGCGCTTGCCGAAGTGGAGAGCCGCGAAATCGGCGAGCTTGTCATGTCACAGCTGTATCCAGTCGATGAAGTCGCTTACGTCAGATTTGCCTCCGTCTATCGTCAGTTCAAGGACATCGACATGTTCATGAAAGAGCTGAGCAATTTGCTTTCGAAGAATCCGTTGGAATAG
- a CDS encoding glycoside hydrolase family 130 protein: MKITRCESNPIVTPGLYDWRKATVFNPAVIIEGDKFYMIERTAGSLDPFQCFFGLLESEDGVNFKHVLDKPIIHPEQFGFPYGSIQDPRVVKLDDTFYLNYALRPCSMSYYPTGVGIPNNSKPVYPDGWGEEDVHWRTRSSIATSKDLINWEFLCDTTPLDINDRDNILFPEKIGGKYALLRRPEEFIGEAYGTEKPAMWISYSEDLITWEDPILFATVEQEWELKKIGGSTPPIKTDKGWLVLYHGVGPDHIYRVGAMLLDLEQPEKVVARAPGFIMEPETYYEKFGLFIPNVVFPTANVVKDGLLYIYYGATDTAICLATVPLDELVDYVIAESEKG; the protein is encoded by the coding sequence ATGAAAATTACGCGTTGCGAGTCCAACCCGATTGTCACGCCAGGCCTATACGATTGGCGTAAAGCTACGGTATTCAACCCGGCCGTCATTATTGAAGGCGATAAATTTTATATGATTGAACGCACGGCAGGCAGTCTTGATCCATTCCAGTGCTTCTTCGGCTTGCTGGAGAGCGAGGATGGCGTGAATTTCAAGCATGTGCTAGACAAGCCGATTATTCATCCTGAGCAGTTCGGCTTCCCGTATGGCAGCATTCAAGACCCGCGTGTTGTGAAATTAGACGATACGTTCTATTTGAATTATGCGCTGCGTCCTTGTTCGATGAGCTACTACCCGACGGGCGTCGGCATTCCGAATAACTCGAAGCCGGTTTACCCGGACGGCTGGGGCGAGGAAGACGTTCATTGGCGGACACGTTCGTCGATTGCCACGTCGAAGGATTTGATCAATTGGGAATTCCTTTGCGACACGACACCGCTTGATATTAATGACCGCGACAATATTTTGTTCCCTGAGAAGATTGGTGGCAAATACGCGCTGCTTCGTCGCCCTGAAGAGTTTATCGGGGAAGCATACGGCACGGAGAAGCCGGCAATGTGGATCTCGTACTCGGAGGACTTGATCACTTGGGAAGATCCGATTCTGTTCGCGACGGTGGAGCAGGAGTGGGAGCTCAAGAAGATCGGTGGATCGACGCCGCCGATTAAGACGGATAAAGGCTGGCTCGTGCTCTATCACGGCGTAGGCCCAGACCATATTTACCGCGTCGGCGCGATGCTGCTCGATCTGGAGCAGCCGGAGAAAGTAGTCGCTCGTGCGCCTGGCTTCATCATGGAGCCAGAGACGTATTATGAGAAGTTCGGGCTGTTCATCCCGAACGTCGTATTCCCGACAGCAAACGTCGTGAAGGACGGCTTGCTGTACATCTACTACGGCGCGACAGACACGGCGATCTGCCTCGCGACCGTGCCGTTGGATGAGCTGGTGGATTATGTGATTGCGGAGAGCGAGAAGGGCTAG